A genomic stretch from Engraulis encrasicolus isolate BLACKSEA-1 chromosome 10, IST_EnEncr_1.0, whole genome shotgun sequence includes:
- the LOC134456183 gene encoding actin nucleation-promoting factor WAS-like, whose protein sequence is MNKSKSKKPGAAENALSTLLSQLENEQLQEMLGRRCVSLSTTVAQLLMAIPHSPGSWTLQHTGVLCFVKDNPQRSYFLRLYDIKARKQLWEQEMFEEMLYHQAQPYFHTFEGDVCQVGLNFADLQEARDFFTSVHSKIAQRKNRQQTHTAKMPPVATTDLRHAGIQAPRHCSMGTPLSPSVSMGTPLAPALAKGKKEKKESKRGKSKKGSKLSKAEISGPSGFTHVSHVGMDPSNLDPSNLDPDLKKLLSTAGISEADMRDEETASMIYDVIEQAGGMAAVKQEVNKQAAPQRPPCARSGPLSSIPGSRPGPSPGFASAPGPSSSRSRPPLPPIPGGGRPPTAPPTARGSLPPVPPSGRRGESFPPPPPASSAARPPSTSPDGRSSLQATCPDPPPPLSRPFSHQATSAPIQPPLPPPPPPHSSVSPIAPSKPNFSTSSATQEKPRGGPSPPPPPPPPPPPPAPGPIPMMPTTPLPPPPQSGGGGGLGTSTSSDGGGRGALLDQIRLGKKLKTVCSSNDQPSPPPEDSGEGIVGALMMVMQKRCKVIHSSDGEDEDMEDDDDDEWDG, encoded by the exons ATGAATAAGTCCAAGAGCAAGAAGCCGGGGGCCGCGGAGAACGCGCTGAGCACTTTGCTCAGCCAGCTGGAGAATGAACAGCTGCAAGAGATGCTCGGCCGGCGCTGTGTG TCTCTGAGCACCACGGTGGCCCAGCTTCTGATGGCGATCCCCCATAGCCCCGGCTCCTGGACCCTGCAGCATACAGGTGTGCTGTGCTTTGTGAAGGACAACCCACAGCGCTCCTACTTCCTCCGCCTCTATGATATCAag GCAAGGAAGCAGCTCTGGGAGCAGGAGATGTTTGAAGAAATGTTGTACCATCAGGCACAGCCTTACTTTCACACCTTTGAAGGGGAT GTCTGCCAGGTGGGACTGAACTTTGCTGATCTGCAGGAGGCGAGGGATTTCTTTACCAGCGTCCACTCAAAGATTGCTCAAAGGAAGAACAGACAACAAACCCATACTG CCAAAATGCCACCAGTAGCCACAACTGACCTCCGCCACGCAGGCATCCAGGCCCCACGACATTGTTCCATGGGCACGCCACTGTCTCCTTCTGTCTCCATGGGAACGCCACTGGCTCCTGCCCTCGCCAAGggcaagaaagaaaagaaagagagcaagaggggcAAATCTAAGAAGGGCTCAAAATTGTCCAAGGCTGAAATCAGCGGCCCAAGTGGCTTCAC ACACGTTTCCCATGTTGGCATGGACCCAAGTAATCTAGACCCAAGTAATCTAGACCCGGACCTGAAAAAGCTCCTGTCCACGGCTGGGATCTCTGAAGCAGATATGAGGGACGAAGAGACAGCATCGATGATTTACGATGTGATCGAGCAAGCAGGAGGCATGGCTGCAGTCAAACAGGAAGTTAACAAGCAGG CTGCACCTCAACGACCACCTTGTGCCCGCTCAGGGCCTCTCTCGTCCATCCCTGGTTCCCGCCCCGGCCCCAGCCCTGGCTTTGCATCTGCCCCAGGCCCTTCTTCCTCTCGCAGCCGCCCCCCTCTTCCACCCATCCCTGGAGGTGGGCGCCCCCCTACTGCCCCCCCGACAGCGCGGGGATCATTACCTCCAGTTCCGCCCTCTGGTCGTCGTGGAGAGTCTTTcccgccaccaccacctgccTCCTCTGCAGCTAGGCCACCATCTACATCACCAGATGGACGTTCATCTCTGCAGGCCACATGTCCTGATCCACCTCCCCCTTTGTCACGTCCATTTTCACACCAAGCCACGTCAGCTCCCATtcaaccaccactgccaccaccaccaccacctcattcCTCGGTTTCCCCAATCGCCCCCTCTAAACCCAACTTTTCAACCTCTTCTGCGACCCAAGAGAAGCCTAGAGGAGGCCCatctccaccaccgccaccaccaccacctccacctcctccagcccCTGGCCCTATCCCCATGATGCCCAccacacccctacccccacctccccaatctggtggtggagggggattAGGCACATCCACCAGCTCTGATGGAGGGGGTCGGGGTGCGCTACTGGACCAGATTCGTTTGGGCAAGAAGCTGAAGACG GTGTGCAGCAGTAACGACCAGCCGTCTCCTCCACCCGAGGACTCAGGAGAGGGAATAGTGGGGGCGCTCATGATGGTCATGCAGAAGAGATGCAAAGTCATCCACTCCTCTG